Proteins encoded in a region of the Dorea longicatena genome:
- a CDS encoding glycosyltransferase: MQMNNNKRQDTVLSIIVPVYNVEKYLKTCINSLLEQKLDAYEIILVDDGSTDSSGGICDEYAKKHEKIQVIHKKNGGLSSARNTGIENAVGKYIGFVDSDDYIMPEMYKNLIEVAKMCNAQMVMSRYFCFENQSDLEKISINLKEVKNKIRVYNTEDVLKEFFTRNIPESVCSNLYSSELWSKLRFVEGEINEDTNVIYKLLVGSKKTVVMDAQFYGYRKRYGSITNSGYSEKFKVVTEHMSYLENDVKRKHPDVMPYLYHFVGTHYFCLLNSILDSENFELYKSEYELYRKEFKRLVYYFIRWEKFQWKEYVIALLLILPFGEKIRRIFK; this comes from the coding sequence ATGCAGATGAACAATAACAAAAGACAGGATACAGTACTTTCGATTATTGTTCCTGTTTATAATGTAGAAAAGTACTTGAAAACATGTATTAACAGCTTACTGGAGCAGAAACTGGATGCTTATGAGATTATATTAGTTGATGATGGATCAACAGATTCAAGTGGTGGAATATGTGATGAGTATGCAAAAAAGCATGAGAAGATACAGGTTATTCATAAGAAAAATGGTGGATTATCTTCAGCAAGAAATACAGGAATAGAAAATGCGGTTGGAAAATATATTGGCTTTGTTGACAGTGATGATTATATTATGCCGGAAATGTATAAAAATCTTATTGAGGTGGCCAAAATGTGTAATGCACAGATGGTTATGAGTAGATATTTTTGCTTTGAAAATCAATCGGATTTGGAAAAGATTTCTATTAATTTGAAAGAAGTAAAAAATAAAATAAGAGTTTATAATACAGAAGATGTATTAAAAGAATTTTTTACAAGAAATATTCCGGAAAGTGTTTGCTCGAATTTATATTCGAGCGAATTATGGTCAAAATTAAGATTTGTAGAGGGAGAGATAAACGAGGATACGAATGTTATTTATAAATTATTGGTCGGTTCAAAAAAGACGGTTGTGATGGATGCACAATTTTATGGATATAGAAAAAGATATGGAAGCATAACAAATTCTGGATATTCTGAAAAGTTTAAAGTTGTAACAGAACATATGAGTTATCTGGAAAATGATGTTAAAAGGAAGCATCCGGATGTTATGCCATATTTATATCATTTTGTGGGAACTCACTATTTTTGCTTGTTGAATTCTATATTAGATTCTGAAAATTTTGAGTTATACAAGTCTGAGTATGAATTATATAGAAAAGAGTTTAAAAGACTGGTTTATTATTTTATCAGATGGGAAAAATTCCAATGGAAAGAATATGTAATAGCATTGCTATTAATTCTTCCCTTTGGTGAAAAGATAAGAAGAATTTTTAAATGA
- a CDS encoding glycosyltransferase family 4 protein: protein MKIAMFGHKRIPSREGGVEIVVEELASRMVKTGNEVTCFNRNGKGCVSQKYGKRYNFNGIEVKTVPTIDKKGMAAVTAAFFSSVMAAFGKYDIVHIHAEGPAFFSWIPKLFHKKIVVTVHGLDWQREKWKGGFGAKFIRKGEENAVKYADEIIVLSKNVEQYFKTRYNRITRFIPNGVNRPTIRKADRIRSVYGLEKNGYILFLGRLVPEKGIMYLIEAFSKVNTDLKLVIAGGSSDTDEYEKELRMKAEKDSRILFTGFVEGDLLEELYSNAYVYTLPSDLEGMPLSLLEAMSYENCCLVSDIKELTEVVEDKAVVFPHSNTEALAEKLQYLCNHPAVVTEYQEIAADFICKKYDWDTVTDKTLRLYEDIRKI, encoded by the coding sequence ATGAAGATTGCGATGTTCGGGCATAAAAGAATTCCCTCACGAGAGGGCGGAGTGGAAATTGTAGTTGAAGAATTAGCTTCTCGTATGGTGAAAACAGGAAATGAAGTAACATGCTTTAATAGAAACGGAAAAGGTTGTGTTTCCCAAAAGTATGGGAAAAGATATAATTTTAACGGGATTGAAGTAAAGACTGTTCCAACTATAGATAAAAAAGGGATGGCAGCAGTTACAGCGGCGTTTTTTTCGTCCGTGATGGCGGCATTTGGAAAGTATGATATTGTACATATTCATGCAGAGGGACCAGCTTTTTTTAGCTGGATTCCAAAGTTGTTTCACAAAAAGATTGTTGTGACGGTTCATGGACTGGATTGGCAGCGTGAAAAGTGGAAAGGTGGATTTGGCGCCAAATTCATCCGCAAAGGTGAAGAAAATGCAGTTAAGTATGCGGATGAGATTATTGTGCTTAGTAAAAATGTTGAACAGTATTTTAAGACCAGATATAACAGGATTACAAGATTTATCCCCAACGGTGTAAATCGTCCGACGATAAGAAAAGCAGATAGAATCCGATCTGTTTATGGATTAGAAAAGAATGGGTATATTTTGTTCCTGGGAAGACTTGTACCGGAAAAAGGAATTATGTATTTGATTGAGGCATTTTCAAAAGTGAATACAGATTTAAAACTTGTGATTGCTGGTGGAAGCAGCGATACAGATGAGTATGAGAAAGAATTAAGAATGAAAGCGGAGAAGGATTCAAGAATTCTATTTACCGGATTCGTAGAAGGAGATTTGCTGGAAGAATTATATAGCAATGCTTATGTGTATACGCTTCCATCAGATCTTGAAGGAATGCCATTAAGTTTGTTAGAAGCGATGAGCTATGAAAATTGCTGCCTGGTGTCAGATATTAAGGAACTTACTGAGGTGGTAGAAGATAAGGCAGTAGTATTTCCGCATTCGAATACGGAAGCACTGGCAGAAAAATTACAATATTTATGTAATCATCCGGCGGTTGTTACGGAATATCAGGAAATTGCTGCAGATTTTATTTGTAAAAAGTATGACTGGGATACTGTTACAGATAAGACATTGAGACTCTATGAAGATATAAGGAAAATATAA
- a CDS encoding glycosyltransferase family 2 protein: MKYSSPYISIIVPAYNAEKSLKKSIESIVEQEYKSYEIIIVNDGSKDGTKEVCQELVDLYPTIKIIDSENRGVSSARNLGLEVANGDWIGFLDSDDCMLPRSLEVLADQTRQTDIKWIIGNFISQNEKSGEKILNRQYFNEKVHTGTLNELPVFCASRNFHCVWGKLYAKSVIKTHQIRFDESREYGEDLLFNLKYISYVDRFVVLNTAVYFYCYQWGTGLGCSTQKDEWSLQKELCKTVKKELAVNQYIDDNTLKEMNHFYFSQCIASLERTVIEKDQTNKNRILSDPYFMKVLQVEKEEQRIHKIDYWLLKRKWIDLYYGLHKRYAKLKKYK, translated from the coding sequence ATGAAATATAGTAGCCCTTATATATCAATTATCGTACCTGCGTATAATGCAGAAAAAAGTTTAAAAAAGAGTATAGAAAGTATTGTAGAACAAGAGTATAAATCGTATGAAATCATAATTGTTAATGATGGATCGAAAGACGGAACAAAAGAAGTGTGTCAGGAATTAGTAGATTTATATCCAACAATCAAGATAATTGACTCCGAAAACAGGGGTGTAAGCAGTGCACGTAATCTGGGATTGGAGGTGGCAAACGGAGACTGGATAGGTTTTCTGGATTCGGACGACTGTATGTTACCACGTTCGCTTGAGGTTCTGGCAGATCAGACAAGACAAACAGATATAAAATGGATTATTGGTAATTTTATATCTCAAAATGAAAAAAGTGGAGAAAAGATTCTGAACAGACAGTATTTTAATGAGAAGGTACATACAGGTACATTAAATGAATTACCGGTATTTTGTGCCAGTAGGAATTTTCATTGTGTGTGGGGAAAACTGTATGCGAAATCTGTTATTAAGACACATCAGATTCGTTTTGATGAATCAAGGGAATACGGAGAGGATTTATTATTTAATTTAAAATATATTTCGTATGTAGATCGATTTGTTGTATTGAATACAGCAGTATATTTTTATTGTTATCAATGGGGGACCGGATTAGGATGTAGCACTCAGAAAGATGAGTGGTCATTACAAAAAGAACTTTGTAAAACAGTAAAAAAAGAACTGGCAGTGAATCAATATATAGATGATAATACACTGAAAGAGATGAATCATTTCTATTTCTCACAATGTATTGCTTCTTTGGAGAGAACGGTTATTGAGAAAGATCAGACGAATAAAAACAGAATTTTAAGTGATCCATATTTTATGAAAGTTTTGCAGGTGGAAAAGGAAGAACAAAGAATCCATAAAATTGATTACTGGTTATTAAAAAGAAAATGGATAGATCTGTATTATGGATTACATAAAAGATATGCAAAACTGAAAAAATATAAGTAG
- a CDS encoding polysaccharide pyruvyl transferase family protein — translation MKAGIVTITNGYNYGNRLQNYAVQEALESRKIQAETIWKTTNVFDTEAPAYIRKLYIKRFLHYHLTKEENRILNFHRFNKTYIKRSSYMIDEQIPEGLDSAYDYFIAGSDQVWNPYLEYCTAANFLSFTEREKKVALSPSIAIEQIPEKDKENFAKWLKDFRLLSVREEKGAELIRELTGRNVEVLCDPTMYLSAEKWRNVEKEPKSRLKNSPYILTYFLGDCEASYKIWIENLAEKNHMKIFELQNEENFGIAPDEFLYLIDHAACVCTDSFHGTVFSLIFHTPFVVFERRDNFKTMSSRLSTLLTLFNCLERTPEGVEEQDVFQVNFDYTDMVLEQERKRFKNFLDRI, via the coding sequence ATGAAAGCGGGAATAGTGACGATTACAAATGGATATAATTACGGGAATCGTCTTCAAAATTATGCTGTGCAGGAGGCATTGGAAAGCAGAAAAATTCAGGCCGAGACAATATGGAAAACAACGAATGTATTCGATACAGAAGCCCCGGCATATATCCGCAAACTGTATATAAAACGTTTCTTACACTATCATTTAACAAAAGAAGAGAACAGAATCCTGAATTTTCACAGATTTAATAAGACCTATATTAAAAGAAGCAGTTATATGATAGACGAACAGATTCCGGAAGGTCTGGATTCTGCGTATGATTATTTTATAGCAGGAAGTGATCAGGTCTGGAATCCATATCTGGAGTATTGTACGGCAGCTAATTTTTTGAGTTTTACAGAAAGAGAGAAAAAGGTTGCACTTTCACCGAGTATTGCAATAGAACAAATACCGGAAAAAGATAAAGAAAATTTCGCAAAATGGTTGAAGGATTTCAGATTATTATCGGTCAGAGAAGAAAAAGGAGCAGAACTGATCCGGGAGCTAACTGGAAGGAATGTAGAAGTATTGTGTGACCCGACTATGTATCTGAGTGCAGAAAAATGGAGAAACGTTGAAAAAGAACCCAAAAGCAGATTAAAAAATTCACCGTATATTCTTACATATTTTCTGGGAGATTGTGAAGCTTCATATAAGATCTGGATAGAGAATCTGGCAGAGAAGAATCATATGAAGATTTTTGAATTGCAGAATGAAGAAAACTTTGGTATTGCACCGGATGAGTTTCTGTATCTGATAGATCATGCAGCTTGTGTTTGTACGGATTCTTTTCATGGAACGGTTTTTTCGCTTATTTTTCATACGCCATTTGTTGTGTTTGAGCGTAGAGATAATTTTAAAACGATGAGTTCGCGTTTAAGTACTTTGCTGACGCTGTTTAACTGTTTGGAACGAACACCAGAAGGTGTGGAAGAACAGGATGTCTTTCAGGTGAATTTTGATTATACAGATATGGTGCTTGAACAGGAAAGAAAAAGATTTAAGAATTTTTTAGACAGAATTTAA
- a CDS encoding glycosyltransferase family 2 protein gives MSKLSIIIPVYNSEKYLRRCIDSVTKQDPADCQVILIDDGSTDDSFEIMKEEAEKYNYIDIIHQKNQGVSMARNAGLKKATGEWIYFLDSDDELVSGAVKRILDFTAEKCEWLIFNYYKQIEGTEKRFKNKITAGEMDKYQGKEAFPELLEEQLFMLQCGKVFRRDIIETNQLYFQKNVVYGEDIRFNLKYFQYVDNYVLSDIPVFVYHIRQGTGAGSAYYADAFEMQMDIDKEICYMVDYKYHLSESAKRKLNRYFYFQGINTAAAYWNVWTDVPLKKRIKEIRKIMKDERFVEFLEKEMAYRDINGLDYFLLKHNKYIIYYYVHYVYTLLKRVIAKEKS, from the coding sequence TTGAGCAAGTTAAGTATTATTATACCAGTTTATAATAGTGAAAAATATTTGCGGCGTTGTATAGACTCTGTTACAAAACAAGATCCCGCTGATTGCCAGGTGATATTAATTGATGATGGGTCTACCGACGATTCGTTTGAAATTATGAAAGAAGAAGCAGAGAAGTATAATTATATTGACATCATTCATCAAAAAAATCAGGGTGTAAGTATGGCGCGAAACGCTGGTTTGAAAAAGGCAACCGGAGAATGGATATATTTTCTTGATTCAGATGATGAATTAGTGTCGGGGGCAGTGAAAAGAATATTGGACTTTACGGCTGAAAAGTGTGAGTGGCTCATTTTTAATTATTATAAACAGATAGAGGGTACAGAAAAAAGATTTAAAAATAAAATCACTGCGGGTGAAATGGATAAATATCAAGGAAAAGAAGCATTTCCGGAATTATTAGAAGAGCAATTATTCATGCTTCAATGTGGAAAAGTGTTTCGCCGGGATATCATAGAAACAAATCAGTTATATTTTCAGAAAAATGTAGTATATGGTGAGGATATCCGTTTTAACCTGAAATACTTCCAATATGTGGATAATTATGTGTTATCCGATATCCCTGTGTTTGTATATCATATCAGACAAGGTACTGGAGCCGGAAGTGCTTATTATGCGGATGCTTTTGAGATGCAGATGGATATAGATAAAGAGATATGCTATATGGTCGATTACAAATACCATCTGAGTGAAAGTGCAAAAAGAAAATTAAATCGGTATTTTTATTTTCAGGGAATTAATACAGCTGCGGCATATTGGAACGTATGGACAGATGTACCGTTGAAGAAACGTATAAAAGAAATACGGAAAATAATGAAGGATGAAAGATTTGTGGAGTTTCTGGAAAAAGAGATGGCATATCGGGATATTAATGGCTTAGATTACTTTTTGCTGAAACATAACAAATATATTATATATTATTATGTTCATTATGTGTATACGTTGTTAAAACGAGTGATTGCAAAGGAGAAGTCATAA